A stretch of Castanea sativa cultivar Marrone di Chiusa Pesio chromosome 2, ASM4071231v1 DNA encodes these proteins:
- the LOC142626337 gene encoding homeobox-leucine zipper protein HAT22 isoform X1, whose translation MDFNDVCNTGLVLGLGLTASAQESSSPSKVPKNKACSNFTPTSFEPSLTLGLSGESYHQVAPRKIIDVNKGYEESIDLYRQASPPHSAVSSFSSGRVKRERDLSSEEVEAADRVSSRISDEDEDGPNARKKLRLTKEQSALLEESFKQHSTLNPQKQKQALARQLNLRPRQVEVWFQNRRARTKLKQTEVDCEFLKKCCETLTDENRRLQKELQELKALKLAQPLYMHMPAATLTMCPSCERIGGVGENASKSPFSMAPKPHFYNPFTNPSAAC comes from the exons ATGGATTTTAATGATGTTTGTAATACAGGCCTTGTACTAGGGTTAGGTCTCACAGCTTCAGCACAAGAAAGTAGTTCTCCATCAAAGGTACCAAAGAATAAAGCCTGTTCCAATTTCACTCCCACAAGTTTTGAGCCATCTTTGACGTTGGGTCTTTCTGGTGAGAGTTATCACCAGGTAGCCCCCAGAAAGATTATTGATGTGAACAAAGGTTATGAGGAATCCATTGATTTGTATCGTCAAGCTTCGCCGCCTCACAGCGCTGTTTCATCCTTCTCTAGTGGCAGGGTCAAGAGGGAGAGAGACCTTAGCAGTGAAGAGGTTGAGGCTGCAGACAGAGTCTCTTCAAGAATCagtgatgaagatgaagatggtCCTAATGCAAGAAAGAAGCTTAGGCTCACCAAGGAACAGTCTGCTCTTTTGGAGGAAAGCTTCAAACAACATAGCACTCTCAACCCC CAGAAACAAAAGCAAGCTTTAGCAAGGCAGTTAAATTTACGGCCTCGACAGGTTGAAGTTTGGTTCCAGAACAGGAGGGCCAG GACCAAGCTCAAGCAAACTGAGGTGGACTGTGAGTTCCTGAAGAAGTGCTGTGAAACACTGACTGATGAAAATAGAAGGCTACAAAAAGAGCTACAAGAACTGAAAGCATTGAAACTAGCCCAACCCTTGTATATGCATATGCCAGCGGCCACTCTTACCATGTGTCCCTCATGTGAAAGAATTGGCGGTGTCGGTGAAAACGCTTCGAAGAGCCCCTTTTCAATGGCTCCTAAGCCTCACTTTTACAATCCCTTCACAAATCCTTCTGCAGCTTGTTAG
- the LOC142626337 gene encoding homeobox-leucine zipper protein HAT22 isoform X2 produces the protein MDFNDVCNTGLVLGLGLTASAQESSSPSKVPKNKACSNFTPTSFEPSLTLGLSGESYHQVAPRKIIDVNKGYEESIDLYRQASPPHSAVSSFSSGRVKRERDLSSEEVEAADRVSSRISDEDEDGPNARKKLRLTKEQSALLEESFKQHSTLNPKQKQALARQLNLRPRQVEVWFQNRRARTKLKQTEVDCEFLKKCCETLTDENRRLQKELQELKALKLAQPLYMHMPAATLTMCPSCERIGGVGENASKSPFSMAPKPHFYNPFTNPSAAC, from the exons ATGGATTTTAATGATGTTTGTAATACAGGCCTTGTACTAGGGTTAGGTCTCACAGCTTCAGCACAAGAAAGTAGTTCTCCATCAAAGGTACCAAAGAATAAAGCCTGTTCCAATTTCACTCCCACAAGTTTTGAGCCATCTTTGACGTTGGGTCTTTCTGGTGAGAGTTATCACCAGGTAGCCCCCAGAAAGATTATTGATGTGAACAAAGGTTATGAGGAATCCATTGATTTGTATCGTCAAGCTTCGCCGCCTCACAGCGCTGTTTCATCCTTCTCTAGTGGCAGGGTCAAGAGGGAGAGAGACCTTAGCAGTGAAGAGGTTGAGGCTGCAGACAGAGTCTCTTCAAGAATCagtgatgaagatgaagatggtCCTAATGCAAGAAAGAAGCTTAGGCTCACCAAGGAACAGTCTGCTCTTTTGGAGGAAAGCTTCAAACAACATAGCACTCTCAACCCC AAACAAAAGCAAGCTTTAGCAAGGCAGTTAAATTTACGGCCTCGACAGGTTGAAGTTTGGTTCCAGAACAGGAGGGCCAG GACCAAGCTCAAGCAAACTGAGGTGGACTGTGAGTTCCTGAAGAAGTGCTGTGAAACACTGACTGATGAAAATAGAAGGCTACAAAAAGAGCTACAAGAACTGAAAGCATTGAAACTAGCCCAACCCTTGTATATGCATATGCCAGCGGCCACTCTTACCATGTGTCCCTCATGTGAAAGAATTGGCGGTGTCGGTGAAAACGCTTCGAAGAGCCCCTTTTCAATGGCTCCTAAGCCTCACTTTTACAATCCCTTCACAAATCCTTCTGCAGCTTGTTAG